The nucleotide window CCGGTCGCAAGGGAGGATTGCCGGGCCTGGCGGCTGCCGGGCCGTGGCGGAAAAATCATGCCCGCCGCAAGAAAATCATCCCGCGTCACTCCGCGCCGGAGGGAGAGCGCGGCCCCGGTGCACTACGCAGGTAGGCGCACAGGCTGGCGTCCTTGCCGTGCAGGCCCAGTTTGCGGCGGATGTTCTTGCGGTGGGTCTGCACCGTTTCCACGGACAGGTTGAGGGCGCTGGCGATGTCCTTGGTGGGGCTGCCCGCCTGGATGAACTGGCAGATGCGCATTTCTGCCGGGCTCAGGCGCAGCAGCAGCGGGTCCGGCCCGGCATCGTCGGGGGCCAGGCGCAGCAACTGGTCGCGGATCACGGTCAGGTAGCCGCGCCGCACTTCCGGTTCCATGTCCGCCTCCAGGTGGTCCAGCGCGGGCAGCAGCATGGCGTGCACCTTGCGCGCCACCTCGCGGTTGATTTCGGCGCGTTCGCCGTCGATGTTGCGCAGCACCGTGCGCAGGGTGATGTTCATTTCCTCCAGGTGGGCCTTTTCCTCGCGCAGGGCCTCGGTGCGTTCGGCCACCACGCGTTCAAGCGCCTCGCGCTGGTGCACGTGGCTGGTGACGTCGGTGAGCATGACCAGATACCCGTCGCTGGCCAGGCTGACGGCGTTGAGCGGCGAGATGCGCATGCGGAAGACCTGCGCGGCGTGGGGCGGCCCCACTTCGGGGCGATTGGGAGCGGTGGCAAGCGCCGCGTCCGGTGCGGCGGCGGGGGTGATCTCGCACGAGACCCCCAGGGGGTAGAAGCGCAGCAGGTCCTGCATGCTTTCGCCCTCCAGCCCCAGCGCCGTCCAGATGGGCAACCCCGGCACCGCACGCCCGGCCAGGTGCCGGTGCGCGGTGCGGTTGACGCTGGTGATGATGCCTGCGGCGTCGATGGCCAACACCATGTCCGAGGTGGAGTCGAGGAAATTTTCCACCTTGCATTTTTCCAGCGTAAGCAGGCGGTTGGCATCGTCAAGCTGGGTGGTGTCCACCTCTGCCCGGCGGGATTCCCAGTGCCGGGTGAACAGCACCGAAAAGGCGTCGCCGTACAGGCGCACCACCTGCGCTGCGGCGTCGCGGGCGCGGCGGGGGGCGGGCATGGCCTCCACCACGTCCAGTACCGCGTGCACGAGGGTGTGGAAGCAGCCCAGAAACATGGCCTCGGTCACGCCGCGCATGCGGTGGCGCCGGGCAGAGGTCAGCAGGTCGTGCCCCCAGCCGTGCGGGGCACCGCTGGTCAGGCCGTCTTCGATTTCGCGCACCAGGTCGCCGAAGGTGGGGGCAAGCCCGGCGTGCAGCGCGGCGCGCAGGGGGTGCAGGAACCCCAGCAGCGAATCGATGCAGTCCTGCCGCTTGGCCGTGGTGTGGCGCAGGTAGCCCGCCTCGCGCATGCGCTCGGACCAGCGGGTCAGGAAAGGTTCCATCTGCCCTTCGATGTCCAGCAGCACGGGCCGGGCCGCAGTGAAAAGCGCCGTATCGGCGGCGTCTGCGCGTGCTCCGGACCTGGCCGGATTTGCGGCGGGGGGGCGGCGGGTATGCTTGGTCATGGAAACTCCGGAAGGTATGCGCCCGGCCTGCATGGAGGCCGGGCTTGATCGGAGCGGGGCCGGGAAACGGACGGGGCGCGGGAAAGCCGGGTGGCGGACGGCGATGCGCGGTGCAGCGCGCGCCCGCGCCTTGCCATGCGGCATACCCGATGGGTACCCGGTGCGTTGCGCCCCCGCGCGGGTATGCTATTCTTTACCCAAGTCACGCGTGGACACAAGGGCGTGTCTGGCGGAACGCGAGGGGAGGCCGTGGTGGAGGAACGCAGGGGATATGCAGGGGGCGGGCGGATAGCCGGAAACGCTGCGCAATGCCTGCCGGTCAGGCTGTACCGGCGGTCAAGGTTCGCCTGTCTGGTTGCCCGCCGAGGCGGCGGGCGACTGCCCGGTGTGGCGGCACTGCGTGTCTGGCTGCTGGCCTGGATGCTTGCCGGGGCGTTGGGCGCGGCATCGGGCGCAACATCGGCCATGGCGGCCGACCCGATCATGCCCGCCAGCGGTTCTTTCGGTATCGCCAGCCCGGCAGGAGAGCCGTGCCCGCTTACCTCGCCGGAACACACCGCCCGACTGGTGGCACCCGACCTGCCAGGACAGGCGGGACTGGCGGGGTTGGGCGAACAGGCGGGGCGGGGGGACGCTTTCGCCTTGGCCCACGTGGGTGCACCCCTTGCGGTGGTCGTTGCGCTGGAAGGGCCGCCCCTGCCATCCGGCGTGTTTCCGGTGGTGAACATCGACAGGGCAGCCGGGCCGGACGGTGGGCGGGTGTCCGCCACCACCGGGTACCCGGATTCCGAAGTGCGCTTCAGCGCGCCGGGCCGCTACGAACTGGACCTGACGGTGACCCTGGTGGCCCGTTCCAGTTGCGGCGGGGCCAAGGCCCGCACGGTGCTGGAGCGGCGTGTGGTGATACGGGTGCAGCCGTAGCCGCGTCATTCTCCCTCGCCCCCCGCGCACGCGCCGTTCGTCCACCCCGTCGGGCACCGCCCGTCCATCCGGGCCGACTCACGCATCTATCCTGCCAAGCCCATCTGGCTCGTCCGATTCCCCGGTCGATCTGGTCCGTCTGGCCAGTCTGGGTTGTCTGGCCTGTCTGGCCCTCCCTCCCGTCCATCTCGCCCGGCTATACGGGCAGGGTGATGGTGAAGGTGGTGCCCCGGCCCGTGGTGCTGGTGAAATCAATGGTGCCGCCGTGCCGCTTGACCACGATGTCGTGGGCGATGGCCAACCCCTGCCCGGTGCCCTTGCCCACCTCCTTGGTGGTGAAGAACGGGTCGAACACCCGGTCGCGCAGGGCCTCTGGTATGCCGGTACCCGTGTCCGCGATGCGGATTTCCACATGGCCGCGCCCCGCCGATGCGCCAGTCGATGTGCCAACCGATGTGCCAGCCGGGGCGCCGAGGGATTCGCTGGTGGCCCCGCTGCCCGGCAGCATCCGCGTGGTGATGGTGATGCGCCCCGGCGGCGGGGGCGTGCCGTCCGTCATCCCGGTGGCCCCGGCCTCGTCGCCGTGCATCACCTCGGTCGCCTGGCGCGCCTCGGCGATGGCGTGGGCCGCGTTGACCACCACGTTCAGCAACACCTGCGCGAGGTCGCCGGGCAGGCAGGGTATCAGCGGCAGGTCGGGCGCAAGGCGCGTCTCCACCTCGGCCACGTACTTCCATTCGTTGCGGGAGACGGTCACCGTGTCCTGCACCAGCTGGTTGATGTCCGCCGGGCGTTTTTCCGTCGTTTCCGGGTGCGAGAATTTCTTCATGGCCAGCACGATGGAGGCCACGCGCTCCACCCCCTCCAGCGCCTGGGTGATGGCGCGGGGCACCTCGTCGGCCAGGAAGTCGGCATCGGAGGCGGCCAGGGTGTCGCGCAGGCGGGTCAGGCGTTCACCAGCGTCTGCTGACGGCGGGGAAGGCCCGGCAGCGGCCCCACCCCCGGTTTCCGTGTCCTGCCGGGCCCCCTTGCCCGTCGTGTCTTCCCCTTCTTCCTTTTCTTGCCCTTTTGGCGCATCCCCGCTCTTCACGGGTACCCCGGCCAGGGCGCCGCACTCGGCCAGGGGCCGCAGCAGATCTTCGAAGGCGCCACCCAGAAAACGCAGGTTGTCTCCCACGTACTGGATGGGCGTGTTGATTTCGTGCGCCACCCCGGCCGCCAACTGGCCTATGGATTCCAGCTTCTGGGCTTGGGTCAGGCGGCGTTCCATGGCCTTTTGCGCGGTGGCGTCGAAGAATACCAACGCCAGGTGCGGCGCCCCCTGCCACGGCACGGGCAGCAGGCTCCAGCGCACGGGAATGTTGCGCCCGTCGGGACGACGCAGCACATGCTCCTGGTCCAGCATCGTGGCAAACCCGGTCTCGCCGGGCAGCAGGCAGGTTCCCTTGGTGATCTGGCGATACAGGTCGGCGCATTGTTCTTCCGCGTCGCCGCAGCCCAGCAGGTCGCGGGCCACGGTGTTGACCTCGGCCACGGCGCAGTCGCCGGGGCGGACGATGACAATGGCCGCCCGCAGCCCCGAGAAGATGCGCGACAGCAGTTCCTCTCGTTCCGCCAGGTCGCGGGTACGGTCGCGGATGCGCGCCTCCAGTTCCTCGTTGGCGGCGCGCAGGGCCTTTTCCAGTGCGTATTCGGTGGTCACGTCGCGGCCCACGCCCTGGAACCCGGCAAGTTGCCCCCGGTCGTCGTACAGGGTGCGCCGGGTCCATTGCAGGCGGCGTTCCTCGCCCGATCCGGCGACAACCCAGTGATCGAAGGTGGCGATGGCGGGCAGGGAAGGATCAAGGGAGTCGTTGAAGATGTCCCGTTCCGCTCCCGGTGCCGTCCGGGCCCGGAACACGCTGCCGACCAATCCTTCGCGTTCTACGCCGAAGAACGCGCAGAAGGCGTCGTTGGCGAAGGTGATGGTGCCGTCAGGCAGGTAGCGGCAGATCAGTTCCGTCTGGTCGCTGATGATGGCCGAAAGCAGGGCCTCGCTTTCCTCCAGAAGGCGCGATTTGGTTTCCAGCAGCGTATCCACCTGCTGCTGTTCCTGGATCACCCGCTCCAGCCTGCGGTTGCGGTCTTCCAGTTCGTGCCGCAGTGATTGCAGCGCTTCCTGCGGGGCCACGAACAGCCGGTGCCCCAGCAGATGGAACACCACCACCAGCCCGGACGTGCCCGCCAGCAGCAGCGGCAGGATGCGCAGCAGCAGGCCCGTCGAGCGCGCCTGTATGCCCGAATCGTCCGTTTCAAGGGCAATGCGCATGCCCGGCACGGAAAGGGCGTGCTCCGTGCGCAGGGCCACCTGCATGTCCGGCCCCATGACGGCCGCCGGTTGTCCGTCACGCAGCAGCACCTTGCGCAGCCTGTGGTCGGTGGGGTCGTGCGGCAGGAAGGTGATGTCCACGGGCAGCAACGCGCTCAGCACGCCCACGGGAACGCCGTCCCGCAGCACCGCCCGGGCCAGCCGCCAGTATGCGGCCTTCTGATTCGCCCCGCCGGTCTCGACCGTGGCGCCCGTGCCGTCGCGCACCTCGCTTTGGAGGAGTACCGCCTGCGGCGCGGCAAGGGCCTGTTCCAGCCATGGCGGCGAAATGCCGTCCTTGTCGCACGGCGCGCCGTTGACCAGAACGGGCTTGCCGTCGGCTCCGTACAGGGCCGTGCAGGCCCCGCGCCCCACGGTGGCGAACAGATCCATGGTTTCCGAAAGCTGTGGCGGTGGGTGACCCGCCTGTCTTTCCCGTTGCTCCTGTCCTTCCCGTTGCGCCGCTGGCTCCAGGGCGCGGCGCAGGGGCGGGAATGCCGCGTAGCTGTCCAGCATCTGCCTGCGGTTGTTCAGGTACCTGTCCACAAGGGCGGCGTACACTGTGGCTTCGTCGGCCAGGGTTTCGGCGCGCAGGCTGGCCATGGTGTCGCGTGCCTGCACGCGAGTGAGCCAGTAGGCCCAGGCCGACTGAAAGGCGATGAACGCCAGCAGGAACCAGGCGAACAAGACACGCACCGGTCGATGATGGCTGGCAGGGCGGGGTTGTGCCTGGCGCGGCTCTGCCGGGCGGGGCGGTGGGGCCGGAGTGGCGTTGTCGCGGGTGTTCTGGGGCATGCGGTGTGTCTGGTCCGTGGGGGGAAGGGCGGGGGGCATGGCGGGCCTCCTGGATGCGGCGCGGGCCGTGTGTCGCGGGAAGATGACGGGGCCGCCCTTGTCAGAGTGCCAGAGGATTGTTACCTATCAGGGCTGGAGCGGCGTATTATAATCTGGATGCTTTTACCGGCCCCGCCGGAACGGTCGCTTCGCACAAACGTTACAGGAGGTTTCGACATGCTCGGACGCACGGTCTCCGCACCTACGAGGGC belongs to Nitratidesulfovibrio sp. and includes:
- a CDS encoding ATP-binding protein is translated as MPPALPPTDQTHRMPQNTRDNATPAPPPRPAEPRQAQPRPASHHRPVRVLFAWFLLAFIAFQSAWAYWLTRVQARDTMASLRAETLADEATVYAALVDRYLNNRRQMLDSYAAFPPLRRALEPAAQREGQEQRERQAGHPPPQLSETMDLFATVGRGACTALYGADGKPVLVNGAPCDKDGISPPWLEQALAAPQAVLLQSEVRDGTGATVETGGANQKAAYWRLARAVLRDGVPVGVLSALLPVDITFLPHDPTDHRLRKVLLRDGQPAAVMGPDMQVALRTEHALSVPGMRIALETDDSGIQARSTGLLLRILPLLLAGTSGLVVVFHLLGHRLFVAPQEALQSLRHELEDRNRRLERVIQEQQQVDTLLETKSRLLEESEALLSAIISDQTELICRYLPDGTITFANDAFCAFFGVEREGLVGSVFRARTAPGAERDIFNDSLDPSLPAIATFDHWVVAGSGEERRLQWTRRTLYDDRGQLAGFQGVGRDVTTEYALEKALRAANEELEARIRDRTRDLAEREELLSRIFSGLRAAIVIVRPGDCAVAEVNTVARDLLGCGDAEEQCADLYRQITKGTCLLPGETGFATMLDQEHVLRRPDGRNIPVRWSLLPVPWQGAPHLALVFFDATAQKAMERRLTQAQKLESIGQLAAGVAHEINTPIQYVGDNLRFLGGAFEDLLRPLAECGALAGVPVKSGDAPKGQEKEEGEDTTGKGARQDTETGGGAAAGPSPPSADAGERLTRLRDTLAASDADFLADEVPRAITQALEGVERVASIVLAMKKFSHPETTEKRPADINQLVQDTVTVSRNEWKYVAEVETRLAPDLPLIPCLPGDLAQVLLNVVVNAAHAIAEARQATEVMHGDEAGATGMTDGTPPPPGRITITTRMLPGSGATSESLGAPAGTSVGTSTGASAGRGHVEIRIADTGTGIPEALRDRVFDPFFTTKEVGKGTGQGLAIAHDIVVKRHGGTIDFTSTTGRGTTFTITLPV
- a CDS encoding LuxR C-terminal-related transcriptional regulator — protein: MTKHTRRPPAANPARSGARADAADTALFTAARPVLLDIEGQMEPFLTRWSERMREAGYLRHTTAKRQDCIDSLLGFLHPLRAALHAGLAPTFGDLVREIEDGLTSGAPHGWGHDLLTSARRHRMRGVTEAMFLGCFHTLVHAVLDVVEAMPAPRRARDAAAQVVRLYGDAFSVLFTRHWESRRAEVDTTQLDDANRLLTLEKCKVENFLDSTSDMVLAIDAAGIITSVNRTAHRHLAGRAVPGLPIWTALGLEGESMQDLLRFYPLGVSCEITPAAAPDAALATAPNRPEVGPPHAAQVFRMRISPLNAVSLASDGYLVMLTDVTSHVHQREALERVVAERTEALREEKAHLEEMNITLRTVLRNIDGERAEINREVARKVHAMLLPALDHLEADMEPEVRRGYLTVIRDQLLRLAPDDAGPDPLLLRLSPAEMRICQFIQAGSPTKDIASALNLSVETVQTHRKNIRRKLGLHGKDASLCAYLRSAPGPRSPSGAE